Sequence from the Microplitis demolitor isolate Queensland-Clemson2020A chromosome 2, iyMicDemo2.1a, whole genome shotgun sequence genome:
TATGAGAGTGAGAATAAGCGACTGATGGCGGAAGCCAAGAAATTTCAAGAAGAGAAACGTCTCTGGGAGGCACAGGACAAGAAGGAAGCGAAGGATCTTGAGGATTCCAAGGAGCAGAAGCTCAATGATGAGATAAAAGATCTGAGGGAAGAAATTCTGAAGCTGAATTTCGAAGTTACTGATCTGAGGCAAAAGAACAGCGAGGCTGCGATGAAGAATGACGACCTCCAGCAGCAGAATAGTCTGGTCTGCGAAGAGCTGAGTATGTATAAAGAACAGTTGAAGACTAAGGACAAGTTTATTGGTGATAAGTTGAGAGCTTGGAGCACGGATGAAGCCGAGACTCGCAGACGAATGGAAGAAATGCGGGTTGAGTTGAATTCCAAGAACGAGAAGCTCAGGATCGCTAAGCAGGAGCTGGAGAGATTCAATGAAGCGATCGGTCCTTTGGAGAAGGAACTCCTGGATCTGAGGACGCGGGAAGAAACTCTGTTGGAGAAACTCCAGGTATCGAGGAGTCATGTCGAGCGGGAGAAAGTTCTGACCCAGAAGTTAAAGGATCAGGTGATTCTggacaacaaaaaaatactagaTTTGAACAGACAGGTCCGTGAAATGGAGAGAATTTTGAAGCGCAAGAACCCAGACTCCGTTTCCGCTCTGATTCTGACCGCGAAGTCTGACAACGAGAGGATAAATATCGAAAAGGTTCGATTACTAGAAGACAGGATTGCGTCTCTAGAGGGAGAGATTCGCGCGAAGGAAGAGTACGGTCAGGAAAAGTTGTCTGAGTTACAAAGGAAATTCGtggaaatgaaagaaaaatatacaacCCAAGTGAAAGATCTTGAAGAAAAGCTTCGCGAGGTCGCTAACAGAGAGCGCGAAAAAGTGCGTCGTGACGCGTGGGTCCAAGTGGCGCCATCTGTCGAGAGTCGGGCATGTGAAGCGCGTCGTGATTCGGTTGACGACAAACGCTTCGAAAGACGGGATTCTAAAACTTGCAAGACCGTAAAAGATATAAAAGAAGACGCGCATCTGATCGCGACAATCCGCGGGCTGAAAATGGAGCTCGGTAACAAAGACAAAGCCTTGGGTAAGTTGACCAGAGACTTAGCGGAGCTGCAGAAACAGAACCGGAAGCTACAGAAGGAACGTGAGAAGCTCGTCAACGACAGGAAGAACTTCAAGTCTGACGATAAGCGGATTTCCAACATGGGAATCAGCAAAAATGAAGCCAATGATCACAACTCAAATGTTTACCAGAACGGACACGTCAATGGCAATAAACTCACGGGGTCGACTTCTAGGATTTACGACCCCTCGGTTTATTCTGAAAATGGTGATAACGTCGACGCGAAACGTCTGAGAGACGAGAACGATTTCCTGAAGGAAGAACTGgacaaaataaacaaagagTTCATGGGACTGAAGACCAAGAGGCTGCACGACCTGAACCTGCTGCAAGAGGAACACGAGCGAGAGCTAGCGGAACTTGTCAAGGAGTACAGTGTAAAGTTCGGTGACTCGAAGGTGGTGAAGCTCCAAGGACAGATAAACAACCAGGTTGCTGTGATTGGTCATCTAAAGGAACAGATCGAGTCGCTGAAGGACTACAAGGAGCAGGTGCTGGTACTCAAGGTTGAGCGCGAGCACCTGGAGAACAAGGTCAaggttttaaatgaaaaagtaaagtaTTTGTCTACTCCTGGTACTGAGCAGCTGCAGCTGCTGCAGGAGAAGATAACGATTTTACAACAGAGACACGAGAGCAGGGAAATGACGCTGCAGAATTTAGTGAGAGAGCTGCTGAGGAGTAAAACTCAGTGCAGAGATTGCAGGGGCGAGAAAGGTAAAAATAGACAGTTGTGTTACTTTAGGCAGGAACTCGATCATATCTTGGCGATGTTACAAGAAATCGCCAATGTTTAATATCTATAGattataagatttatttatttatatatttataactagaAGTTTGTCTAGATCTGATTAACTTTTGATAATCTTGccggttttatttatttttaaattttaagtgattGCGAGCCAAAATACCTGATGTCCAATCGATCTTAACAATTTGTTTTAAAGTtattctataataataatactaacaataatcaaaataatatattttaaatgtagatTTGTTATTAAGATTACGGTAGATTTTATCGATTGGAATCACTGCCAAAGATTAtgctgtttattttttttaactgacatttattttaataattagtaataaatcgATCTTGCCATcatgtcattttatttaaaaaagtattttacgCACCTAGAGGCGAAAGTAAGACATTCCGACCCAGGTTCAGTTGTTTGTCTGAACTGAACCACATCTGCGACGAAAAGTTCTAATTTACGCGATTGGTCAAGTTTGCGCATGCGCGCATTTCTCTTATGAGAAGTAGAACTTTTGAGCGGATGTCTATTACACAGATTCTGATAGCCAGAGTTTCTGAACAGAAAGATGGTGTACGTGAGTTGCGACTAACTTGACAACAAGTTGttgacaactttcagcttttgtaaCTGTTGACCAGAAAGTTGACGACGATTTGCTGCTGCAACCTGCCgacaactttctgagaaaattgaagacaACTTTCCGTTAACTTTTGCGGTCAACTTGACAACAAGTTGTTGACAACTTTTAGCTTTTGTAACTGTTGACGACAAGTTTCCCAAAAAGTTGGCGACAATTTACTGCTGCAACCTGCTGacaattttctgagaaaattgaaggcaactaTTCCATCAACTTTTGCAGTCAACTTGATGACAGGTTGCGGCAGTAAATTGACGCCAACTTGGTTATCAGGATAGATTTCGATTAAACAGATTTTCGATGGTGCCCATAATCAATTACACAGATGGAATCTCTTACTTATCGACCGTAAATCGAATCAAAAAGAGAACATTTACATGTTTAATTCTGCATTCTATAGAAATGTAGAATTCaagagtttttataaattctccAAGATGACAAGTTTTGgttttctatatatatctatagatttcCTATAGATTTTCTGACGGTTGATAAACTGTATCATTAGAATGTGTGTATTAGAAATCCGCCTTAAACTTTTCGCTGGCTAGACAGTgcgtaaattaaaagtttctgCGCAGGTGTGGTAGAAAAGTACATTATGCGATTGGAGATCTTcctaaatagataaaaatgcTGACTAACCTTACTGACGAAGTAGAAGCGGAACGTGATTGAACTAAtggcgcgaaaatttaaaataaaaaattttttattttcgattttgaattttcgcgctattaatttatttactgaatggAATTCTGTGACGTCAGTAAAATAGAATGCGACTCAAGActtcctcattttttttaaattagtgattttatttttaaatgattaatttagaAGACAAAGTGCTTAATCTACAAgctgatttttaaaaagtaaacaattatttttatttatttatttttaaaaattatatatttttgactattttataatttatgataaataaactaGGATATCATAGGCTtaaaagtgaataaaatttgaactaTCAACATTTTGAACTCGTGTGTATTTTTAGAAGACGATCAACGAATTTTCGcgctcaaaaatatttatttccttaACATTATCGacttaactaattaatttataaaagtatgcACAAAAAAAACGGAGTtaatattccgttcaatttatCAGTATTGCacataaatatgatattttttttaaacatatggACTagctttaataataataataataatgtacaaaaatttatctctgtCTTTCTTGAGATTTATTTGTGATTCCATTAATTGCGAATATTTTACTGATTGAATGGTTTTATGTGAATTTGAtggaataaaagtttaaaagtttattactgtaatattttgttgtttattttatatgttcaaaaaatatttcattctgacaaatattttatttttcagtccTAGATTTTCAAAGTCACGTACACTCTGGTTCCTCGTGGAATGGCCATAACATTATATCTACGGCATATTTCCTTTTGATTATCATCCAAAATCATATCTGAGGCTCTTTTgatgtaaaataatagaaaatactgaagaaaaaaaattcttagagACCTGGAACAGCTCAGACCCATGTGTATGGGCATGAGTCTGGCTTTTGTCTGGCTATCTGCTCTGAATGtctttttgatatttttttctcatatatctttttgataaaatactGATCACAAAATTTGACTCTACATGTTTTCTCCAAGAAAATACATAGgcagtatataaaaaatctatactgaaaaatttccaacaaattttactatggacgtattgtaaccccggaccataagaaaactgctacaaaatttacaagtaacccatagtaaacgtatgcgcataggtcccaattgtgtcgtctgcgcataccgtttactatgggttacttgtaaattttgtatcagtttcatagtaaaatttgttggaaatttttcacagtgtatggAAAACTCAGATTTTTTGTCAttactacaaattttttatccaagtGACATTTTTATGTGGAAGGCCATAAATAGTCACCGCAAACAGAAGGCATTTAAAGCGACATCTAGATATAtgttgaaaattcattttttgtttacttttataatatcTTAGTATGAATAATTCAGTTCGAagttaccaaattttttttctttcatagcTTATTAATTCCGTTCATTCTTTAATGATCAATTATAATAAGTAGACATTTTTAATGacacgaaaaatatttatttatttatttattaataacaggATGCTCTCATTAGAGAgctacaataaatatataatatatagttatattttttttcaagagttataagtttttttggctgttatatatatttgggaAAAATTTAAGGTCTAAGAACTAGGGTTACATTTATAAGGccagaataaatatatatgtatatagataaatatgaGTGCCAGAATTGCCAGttgttgaaaatatatttttgaatcttgttaattttttaccagaCAACGAAGCGGTTGGTTTGGGGGATGATGTTCCTGAAatgaaatggaaaaaatatttagtctGCGTTCTATTTCGTTTATAATCAATCATATCTTTGAGTGATCAATAATTACCTGAAGTAGCTTGTCTTGCCTTGGAAAACAGACGCGGCGTAGACTGCGCACAAACCAGCTACCAAAGCTTCTTTGAAGAATTCGTAATTCGATGtcttcattttcatttcaggGAATTTACTGAGGTAGTTAAGTCGCGTAAGTTGGACCGCAAGTTCTGGTACGCGATCGACACGGATCGCGTCTGCTTTGCGGTCTCGAGAAATTACTGATGAATCACGAGCATTGTCAATGCGACGATTGACCGGCTGACGTTCTGCGGATCTGCGTTCTTGAGTTCGACTGGTTAATGGAACGCGATTTTGAGCATTTGCTTCACGAGTCCTGCGCTCGAGAAGTCTAGAAGCAGCGAGTCGTTCGTTTCGTGTTTCTTGGACTCGTGACTTGTCAACGTCACGTTTTTCCCGGGTTTCTAATGATCTAGAAGCTGAGAGACGTCGATCTCGTGAGTCATGAGCTCGCGAAGCTGGAATATGTTCAGTTCGAGTCTCTCGTACCCGGGAAACTTCTAGAAGACGCGAGTCACGCATTTCGGAGAGTCTAGATCTTACAAGACGTTCGTTTCGGGTTTCGCGAGATCGTTCTGTTGGAATAGAACGTCTTTCACGGGCTTCTGATAATCTTGAAGCTGAGAGACGATCTCGTGAGTCACGAACTCTAGAGGCTGCAAGACGACCGTTTTGTAATTCACGGATTCGCGAAACTTCAACAGTACGTTCTTCTCGTGAGTCAACTAATCTAGAAGCAAGGCGGCCATTTCGAGATTCTTGAGCTCGTGATGTTACAGTGCGACCATTTCGCGTGTCACGAACTCGTGAGGCATCAATAGCACGTCGTTCTCGCATGTCCCGAACTCTACTTTCCTCAACACGCCTGTTACGAATTTCTCTAACTCTTTCCTCAAGACGTCTATCCCGACTTTCCCGAACTCGAGAAGCTTCAACTCGTGCGTTCCTCATATCACGACGTTCCATAGCTTCTCGAATCTGTCGTTCTGATACTGATCGTCGTTCTTCAGTAACGCGCTTAGAGCTCCGATCCCTACTAAATCTGCTGCCGCTCAGTCTTCGATTCTCCATTTCTCGAACATCTCGATTCAGTCTTCGATTCTCTGCTTCTCGGATATTTCTGTTCAGTCTTCGATTCTCCAATTCTCGTAAACTAGACTCTCGATTTCTTTCCAAAAACCGACGTTCATTTCGTCCACTCTCACGATCCAATGATCTTGATCTCACAGACCGTGCTCTCGATTGATCAAACTTATAGGTAGTAATTCGATTGTCACTGAAATCTTGTCCTTTGTCAGCCGGGTCGTCAGCAAGCCGTCGGAATACCATGGCCAGCTCATTTGGGCAAGCGTCCACCCTAGTTATCAAACCAACACCAAATTGTCAGTACACCCTACCACAAAATAATGCCTTATCATCACTACTTACTTATGTGGTGCAGAATGCTTCAGTTCTGGACCAACAAGACTTCCAGATCTTCCTTCGCGGTCCCTCGAAACCAGGCCCAATGTCATGCAGGCTAACGACACAACCATCAGACCCACGTACTGCCAAGACCGAACTGGTCTCACTAAGAAACGTGTTCGCCTCATCTGAAAAATACCAAGTAAAGTATTATAATTCCAATCAAAGAACTATTAATGCGTCTAATTACTTACCCTGCTAAATAAGAGGTTCAAAGAAGCCGACTGTTTGCAAGGAAACGGACTAGATACTGCAGCTTCAACGTCCGTAGACTTTCTGATGCTCCAGCACCCTTGCTTGCCCATTTTATACCCACCGACTATCTGTGGCCGctataattcaatataatttcaatCCGCAGTTATCAGCGACAGCCACATGGGACCACTTTTTGCTTGGTGAGCCGTGGGATTTACCATCAGCGCGGGGGCGCAATGTACCGGTTAAGAATCCATAGTAATCATTCTCTAACACGTGGTGATGCTCCGTTCAATCAACTAGAAAATTGGGTGTTCTATTTTATTCCATTCACTAAATCTATTAAAGTTccctttataaaattatttataacgtcTGGCAGTTATCGATACGCTAAATAGGTCAAGGTCTGATGAAAACGTACgacagtaaatttataaaaaattttttaatctatacaaaaatatttcatacaaAAAGCTCTTAAGTTATccttcttataaatatatatttacagttttttaagGGTACAGttacaatcattttttccATCGGTTTTTTTACAATAGTCTTTTCCGTTGAAAAAGACAGAATATAgagtatttatttcattgattcATACTTAGAACGGAAtgctgtaataaataaaaactataattaatatatatatatatactttttaatttataaatatacaggTTTGTTGTTCGCTGATTCCGACCAATCAGCAGAAGAAGATGCACAGCGCAgcgaaaattataaaaatatttggaagtGAGACAATGCCCGCGGAGATGACGACTTTTTTCGAACAATTTGCGCTGCTGGGTTCCTCGATTCGCGTGAAGTTGGGAAACTGTCTTACTTCTGAAGGCAGCGCCAAATTATCGTCGCGCTTACGACAGAACGTCATGTGCCTGCCCTGGTAGAAGCTGCGTTCAATCGACCGGGCAAGGAGTTCTTCAGTCCAAGGCAGAGCAAGAATATGTTCTGCCAAAGTCCGTCCCCGGAACTCTTCCGGCTTTTCTATCACCAGCCTCGTGAAAATGTTGTCGTCGTTTTCGGTTTCCGAGTACTCTTTCATGGCCTTCAAGGCGGTCTCGGCTTCCTTGATGATTTCTTCGTTGACATTCTCGCTGGGTCTGGTTGCTGGATAAACCGGAAGCTGCTGTTGGACGATCGTCGGCAGCGTAACTGCGTCGGTTCTGAAAAACAAATGGCCTATTAGTTAAGTAATCGATTGCTTGGATCGATGATCAATTGATCAGCAATGGGAGAGATCTTTACCCAGTTGTCAGAAAGAGTTTTTCCAAATTGTCCAACGAAACCCCTTTGAAATTGTAAACTCCGAGAGTTTTGAAGAAATCCTTCGGTGGAGTCGAACTGTAGCATCCGGCCAAGTCCGTCCGCGGGTAATAAACCACAAAAGCCAGACACATTTCCTGTGTAGCAGCATATCCACCCAATGTCGGCCGCGTCCGGTCTTGAGTTCCGTAGACGCACTCGGTAATCAATTCATCACCCGGTAGAACTTTAACTTCCTCTTGTAAACTGTGCGATTGCTGGTAATCGAAATCGAAGTGATTTTCCCTGACGATGTGAGGCAGTTCCTTGCCCTCACGGACGTGCTTTAAACTCATCCGTCTTCCTGCCAGATGGGAATGCAGCACTACGGACACTACGTTGACTCCGTCTTCGGGAAGCAgctgaaaatacatttaatgtCAATGCTCTGAATCTGAACATCAAGCCCACAATCGGTTCAAATGAGGACCAAAAACTTACTGCGTCGGTACAATGGGTGTCACAGTATCCAGCAGTCGCATATTCCTTCTGCTTCGGGGGAATCAGATGCAATGGTCCAACAGACATTCCCGTGACAAAGATCCCGGCTTCCTGTGACCTCAATTCCGGAGTCAAATGGAGCCTGATTCCACTGCTATCAATGGCTTTCCTCATTTCCGGATTGTTGTAGTGGACCTCCAGCATGTAGTAAGACCCCTCTTTGTGCTCAGCTACTGGAATCCCTACATGTTCCGGCAGCCAGTCACCTGCAAAAGATCAACGGTTCAGTTTCCAGCCCAGAGCCTACCCACTGACAGTCATCATTCCTCAGACAATACCTTTGCTTCCACGGGCCCAAGTAACTATCGGCTGAATGCAAGAGTCCCATTCTCTGGGCATAGTGGGGCTGTAGCAAGCAGTCCCAACAATCCGCGCATGCTGCTTCAACATCGGAGACGTCGAAGCGCATTCGTACAGAATCATATGATGAACCAGTGCCTCGTTGCCTTTTTCGATGAGTGGTTCGAACTAAAACAGAGACTTTGGTTAATATCAATGCGTTAACGACTAAATGTAAGACAAGTTgtcatcaataaattcataCCCCAATCATATGATGCTTCTTATTGAATGGCGCAGCAAATATCTTACACCAATAAACGGTGTTCTCTTTGTCGTCAACCGCAAATTGGTTCAACTTAACGTCCCAATGTCTGACGTTGGGTGATTTCGGTGGTGGTTGCCGGGCTGGTGCTGCTCTGATCCTCAACGGACGAGAGCCACATCGTTCCCGGTGCCAAATTGCGGTGTTTAGTTCTGGATCGGCTTCGTGCATTGCCCATAAAACTCTGACATTGTCTTCCTGCAAGGTATTGATagacttaataatatttcttatacaACTCAGCGACTATTTTTGCGAGTGTAACATAACGAGGTATCGTAACGCAACACAAAAagacttgaaatattttaatgggGTATTTAAGTGATTTGGGGCTTGAATGCTTTGTTGTCATTGGTTACTGCGAATTTAACGAACCGGTAGTTTAAAATTCTCGCGATCTGTCGGCATGTTTTGTGTCAAAGAAACTCCACGGTCCTCTTATAGGGCGACCATTAGTTACAAGAATAGTAAGAATTTTTAGGGAACATGAACTTTTTGATGCTTACGGTTAAGTGACGATCCTCTGGATCACATGTTTGCCATCTACGTGAGAACGTAACTGATGTGTGGGTGTCATTCTGAAAACCCTCGAGTATCTTAACATCTTGGGAGACGTCTGTGATTGGAGATGCATTAGTCTCTTCATCACCGTGTGaatcctataaaaaaaagaaaaataaaatagtttcttTGGTTGTTGACCTGAGCAggtctttataaaattttaaattactaaaattcaGTTCGTGGGAATTTTATTGGGATACCACGAGGATTGGGTGCTTAGATACACTCAATGTGCAAACAAAGAGTTAACGGAAAATCCCTCGGAAAGGAAATAGTCTGTAACCGtcagtacaaaaaaaaaagggtcTTTACCTGTCGAAAGAGGGCAATGTAAGGAACATTATTCGTTTAAGGTTTTATATATGCATGTAGGGTACTTGTTAGATTGTTGTAATAAGTTTTATACGAGGGAAGTTATTTTCCTGGGAGTAATGAATCCGAATAATTGCCAACTCCCGTCATGCTCGACGAAACACTAGGCGGTAACTCCGTCACGGATCAAGAGATGGATTTTAATCTTTCAGTTACAGGTCTAAGACCTTACCTAGAGGTTGTTAACTACTTCTCATTGATTTTAATTGTGATTATTCGCCTCACCCtctttgtaataattattataaccgTTTTAAATTCTAACACCGTTCTCAGAGTTCAATTTAACACCTGGATAGTGTGCACTTACaccatttttttacagtgtaatttttgaaacaataattactttttttaaccatggaaaaaatattaaacaccACTTctggtgttattttaacaccataATAGCGTCTACTTACACCATTTTTAcaatgtagtttttaaaactatacatGTTTCTTAAcaacaagaaaaatattaacactATCCTCGGTTTCAATTTAACACCGCCATAAGGTGTACTTACaccatttttttacaatgtaatttttgaaacaataattactttttttataatggaaAAAGTATTAACACCACTTctggtgttattttaacaccataATAGCGTGTAGTTACACTATTTTTACAATGTAGTTTTTGAAACTTTACAATGTTTCTTAAcaacaagaaaaatattaacaatattctcactttaaatttaacaccaccATAGGGTGTACTTAcaccattttttacaatacaaatttgaaacaataattattttgtttgaagctggaaaaatattaacaccTCTCCTGATCTCATTTTGACACCATAATAGCGTGTACTTACAccatttttacagtgtaattttttaaacaatgaatGTTTGTAACACCGAGACAAATATCCACACCATTCTCGAAGCTAAATTTAACAACGCGACAGTGTGCACTTAcaccattttttataatgtaatttttaaacaataattacatttttaacaccgggaAAATATTAACACCGCGACAGTGTGCACTTACACCATTTTCTAatagtgtaatttttaaacaataattacatttttaacaccagaaaaatattaacaccGCGACAGTGTGCACTTACACcatttttgtgttatttttgaatcgataattatttttgtaaaatcaggaaaaatattaacaccACTTtcggtgttattttaacaccctCTCCAGGATTAAATCAAACACCTGTACATCATGGACTtacaccgttttttttttcacattgaAGCC
This genomic interval carries:
- the LOC103573483 gene encoding MOXD1 homolog 1, translated to MKLWVLLTFFMVVQADLLDLYVEHMDETMRTNLHRKKLPRFLNKRNKRSPKVSFKIGDFKKQRLDVDENWWIGKRVEKKPVKLPVLKHDDMDIPNLNERNLNRDFEYVKNNRQLEILEGFGVGRVPRLWETQVLDPVKDDSEKELTNVRSKEVFQPTFVTSEMKRSKKVEAVVQEKEISRFRRDVKGVNFTRHEFLDDNGEVLLEWDPSDEEIVTFKVSAKTRGYIGIGFNDKGHMKGADIILAWVDDHSGVVNLLDSHGDEETNASPITDVSQDVKILEGFQNDTHTSVTFSRRWQTCDPEDRHLTEDNVRVLWAMHEADPELNTAIWHRERCGSRPLRIRAAPARQPPPKSPNVRHWDVKLNQFAVDDKENTVYWCKIFAAPFNKKHHMIGFEPLIEKGNEALVHHMILYECASTSPMLKQHARIVGTACYSPTMPREWDSCIQPIVTWARGSKGDWLPEHVGIPVAEHKEGSYYMLEVHYNNPEMRKAIDSSGIRLHLTPELRSQEAGIFVTGMSVGPLHLIPPKQKEYATAGYCDTHCTDALLPEDGVNVVSVVLHSHLAGRRMSLKHVREGKELPHIVRENHFDFDYQQSHSLQEEVKVLPGDELITECVYGTQDRTRPTLGGYAATQEMCLAFVVYYPRTDLAGCYSSTPPKDFFKTLGVYNFKGVSLDNLEKLFLTTGTDAVTLPTIVQQQLPVYPATRPSENVNEEIIKEAETALKAMKEYSETENDDNIFTRLVIEKPEEFRGRTLAEHILALPWTEELLARSIERSFYQGRHMTFCRKRDDNLALPSEVRQFPNFTRIEEPSSANCSKKVVISAGIVSLPNIFIIFAALCIFFC
- the LOC103573482 gene encoding golgin subfamily A member 6-like protein 25 — its product is MRRTRFLVRPVRSWQYVGLMVVSLACMTLGLVSRDREGRSGSLVGPELKHSAPHKVDACPNELAMVFRRLADDPADKGQDFSDNRITTYKFDQSRARSVRSRSLDRESGRNERRFLERNRESSLRELENRRLNRNIREAENRRLNRDVREMENRRLSGSRFSRDRSSKRVTEERRSVSERQIREAMERRDMRNARVEASRVRESRDRRLEERVREIRNRRVEESRVRDMRERRAIDASRVRDTRNGRTVTSRAQESRNGRLASRLVDSREERTVEVSRIRELQNGRLAASRVRDSRDRLSASRLSEARERRSIPTERSRETRNERLVRSRLSEMRDSRLLEVSRVRETRTEHIPASRAHDSRDRRLSASRSLETREKRDVDKSRVQETRNERLAASRLLERRTREANAQNRVPLTSRTQERRSAERQPVNRRIDNARDSSVISRDRKADAIRVDRVPELAVQLTRLNYLSKFPEMKMKTSNYEFFKEALVAGLCAVYAASVFQGKTSYFRNIIPQTNRFVVW